From Sulfurovum zhangzhouensis, one genomic window encodes:
- a CDS encoding MlaD family protein, producing MYSRVNYLVVGIFVVFFGIGLVWFAFWLGKYNIDDEYYTYKLEITESVSGLSIDSDVMLRGVDIGRVSDIHINQDNIELTEVYVNIRQNVPIKEDMVATTKMFGITGLLSIEIEGGTNAAKTLKPTDDYIPEIKTRPSLVTNLSKSVESLSSKLDQLLGQGQKIVSDKNINTVENILDNVETITANGKELENKVMKSLEELDVSIKQFRKTMHMISHNFEGATKDINAVKKVLIPTINNFNRVTLKVEKSLDRGDYNMKKILEPLIVDMQILSTQMSEFTGELEQSPNDLIFKSRTPLKGPGE from the coding sequence ATGTATAGCAGAGTCAATTATTTAGTGGTTGGAATCTTTGTCGTGTTCTTTGGTATAGGGCTTGTCTGGTTTGCTTTTTGGCTGGGTAAATACAATATAGATGATGAGTACTATACCTATAAACTGGAGATCACAGAATCTGTTTCCGGGCTTTCTATAGACTCTGATGTTATGCTGAGAGGTGTTGATATCGGTCGGGTGAGTGATATTCACATTAACCAGGATAATATTGAACTCACTGAAGTCTATGTCAATATCCGCCAAAATGTTCCAATCAAAGAAGATATGGTGGCAACTACAAAAATGTTTGGTATTACAGGCCTGCTTTCAATTGAGATAGAAGGGGGTACCAATGCGGCTAAAACACTCAAACCAACCGATGATTATATCCCGGAGATAAAAACCAGACCTTCTCTTGTTACTAACTTGAGTAAAAGTGTAGAATCTCTTTCATCGAAGCTTGATCAGTTACTTGGTCAAGGGCAAAAGATAGTCTCTGATAAGAATATCAATACGGTAGAAAACATACTTGATAATGTCGAAACCATTACGGCAAACGGTAAAGAGTTAGAAAACAAAGTCATGAAATCTCTAGAAGAATTGGATGTTTCAATCAAGCAATTTAGAAAAACTATGCATATGATTTCTCATAACTTTGAAGGTGCAACAAAAGATATTAATGCTGTGAAAAAAGTGCTTATCCCTACAATAAATAATTTTAACCGCGTTACATTGAAGGTTGAGAAGAGCCTTGATCGAGGTGACTATAATATGAAGAAGATACTTGAACCACTTATTGTGGATATGCAGATACTCTCTACACAAATGAGTGAGTTTACAGGAGAGCTAGAACAGAGTCCAAATGATTTGATTTTTAAATCCAGAACTCCGTTAAAAGGACCGGGAGAATAA